The following proteins come from a genomic window of Acanthopagrus latus isolate v.2019 chromosome 5, fAcaLat1.1, whole genome shotgun sequence:
- the clip1a gene encoding CAP-Gly domain-containing linker protein 1 isoform X4: protein MSTAKPSGLKVPSKISKPPGTTAPKTNPSTAGTKVAATDKSASSASGGDAQSAGESFQIGDRVWVNGNKPGYIQFLGETQFAPGQWAGIVLDEPIGKNDGSVAGVRYFQCEALRGIFTRPSKLSLTEGEANGTQTAPPSRAASPTPSVGSVASHTPTTKSALPSTTATAKKASSTTPVTPSSNLARTNSESVSNLSETGSVKKGERELKMGDRVLVGGTKAGVVRFLGETDFAKGEWCGVELDEPLGKNDGAVAGTRYFQCQPKYGLFAPVHKVTRIGFPSTTPAKAKTTVRKVVATPSGLKRSPSASSISTMSSVASSVSAKPSRTGLLTETSSRYNRKISGTTALQEALKEKQQHIEQLMAERDMERAEVAKATGHVGEMEQEISLLRDDQEQMETKMDQLRALVEAADKEKVDLMNQLEEERRKVEDLQFRVEEACITKGDLEVATVSERSRIMELERDLSLRTREVADLQLRLGAQQGSEDSSSTLSPLLEEINSLRDQLASQEAKQQEELVKYKEKLDVQEKTHSEAVAQLQATSVRLSGDNEQMQMRLSQAEKENADIIENWRSKLETAIASHQQAMEDLKVSFSKGAGAQTEELVETKTALERLKVEHKLALEEAGAKYEADARVWTREMQELKEKVSSLAEDKERLEDSLRSSVDKTEEQHLVEMEDVLGKLHAAELRIKELEEKEDILAQQAQDKDKETKEQMAEIVALRSQVAQGSQELVTLKSQLEVLQSQGNDQGTKVSDLSSQLEGRQQEVLSLQQSLNTVQQEKDSLEQQLGGLKQKLTESTEEQTKSAKTMQETLEKLSKKEEQCSSLTTESESLRSQLAGLERKLKAADDRLEQLSKDKSKLEKDISDMMTASGDSSVQLTKMNEDLIQKERRLEELQSQIAEEKERTAHLNEQLLQEQSRKEQELKETRDEHQSQISSLQEKIAELEKTVQQGETLVEELKASQEKSLSQASELHVKELEVLQSQVDKLKQDLSSSKDKSQELEKLVSELQPYKEQAQCLSAELDTYKHDVEHFSQKLEKQSLDLENVCKEREDVKAEKGKLEKQLSDVQSKLSALEIAHQEVSVQNEELLKTTDQLSKTKEELLTKSKHSDEERISLNKELEKLRDLLEEVQTDNKNLKNAKSEHQVQIAELRRQNADKNDLLLQHQQDIQQIEAKKKQLLEDYENVCKEKNRLEDDLNESRSKLTCERDNLILERDSARNAKKSLDAKNAELQAKLKSVNLEKEDLTMKNTQLQALTETLTKEKVEMSSEISAVVLDKKSLETVKEELQNKLSATKKDLESCVRECEELKASKISLAQMLDEFKMSSQVTDSEKLHLLQEKEDLLAIQRKVCNEKEELLREIEELKEKLQVSTEQLSQSNTKCKEALSSFEQERQAFRLQNSETEMALHALRKEKMSLDSAIEQQKMDYERLAGEKGEFEEKHTKAISEKDALSLERDKLASDIRETKDQLDSYTRENAVLIQEKSNLTTMIEETKCQKDKVESEMTSLKLENADLQNELQKHKSDIKILEKEKTELVHGNSKVKMDFEKGHLEFIQKIDILTNDCQRLQSLQTEADKKVQYLQKESQGLLQEIQDLKCQIESVSAAKNLLESQLQAESNERSKAISEKDGLSKQIEELQQTLSKVIQENKEISSKLQNSDDENKSSIMDMEVLKTQLKKQEEETSQLTEHREQLLSKLEEMDKQMALLTTEKEDLLAGQCKLEQDISSLHSSKESWLAEQSILLGELDKLHASQNQLEVDVKNLQSEKELLENQYKKAVEDVSASTTAKEEISTSISNLTAQKDALQVERDEATQQVRQLESQLKNAISKQLEAAEASGKTAEALEQLTKEKTSLMEEKNKAQSLLKELQSSKQEMENELKKLKEENSKYQEDLNVSKEQLCTESQKTNSLCQEIEELKEADCVKTKSLQMLQDENNKLTQELDNSHKGQSDLLKLKDDNSKLKKQLKEFKQSESTLKEQFDKEKATLQQSIHKNSALISEKDQQVENLRSELAVLRGESASVKTLQGTIQALEHDKANLQERVQRLEKDLAAGPDTINKSSGDAVLDQLREDKETAESQAAIEFLNSVIVDLQRKNGELKDKLETMAAAALNGNNPSELDNYDSHDKEPVKKKPPPRLFCDICDCFDLHDTEDCPTQMQVPDSPPHTTYHGSKGEERPYCDICEVFGHWTESCNDDQTF, encoded by the exons atgagcACAGCCAAGCCCAGTGGGCTCAAAGTGCCCAGCAAGATATCTAAGCCTCCTGGGACAACAGCCCCTAAGACCAACCCCAGCACAG CAGGAACTAAAGTTGCTGCGACAGACAAATCAGCTTCAAGTGCCAGTGGAGGAGATGCCCAGAGCGCTGGGGAGAGCTTCCAGATTGGGGACCGAGTATGGGTGAATGGAAATAAACCAGGCTACATACAGTTTTTGGGAGAGACACAGTTTGCCCCAGGACAGTGGGCAGGGATTGTTTTAGATGAGCCAATTGGGAAGAATGATGGATCGGTGGCAGGGGTTCGCTACTTCCAGTGTGAAGCTCTGCGAGGAATATTTACACGCCCATCCAAGTTGTCTCTCACAGAAGGAGAGGCAAATGGAACTCAGACGGCACCGCCCTCCCGTGCTGCATCACCCACTCCTTCAGTTGGTAGTGTGGCTTCACATACGCCCACTACAAAATCAGCTCTGCCTTCAACTACGGCGACAGCCAAGAAGGCCTCGTCCACAACGCCAGTTACACCTTCTTCCAACCTTGCTCGCACAAACAGTGAATCTGTCTCCAACCTCTCAGAGACTGGATCAGTCAAGAAGGGGGAAAGAGAACTGAAGATGGGTGATCGAGTATTG GTTGGTGGTACAAAGGCTGGAGTAGTACGATTCCTCGGCGAAACCGATTTTGCTAAAGGCGAGTGGTGTGGTGTGGAATTGGATGAGCCTTTAGGGAAGAATGATGGAGCAGTGGCAGGCACAAG ATATTTTCAGTGTCAACCCAAGTATGGCTTATTTGCTCCAGTACACAAAGTCACACGCATTGGCTTCCCTTCCACCACGCCagccaaagcaaaaacaacagttCGGAAAGTAGTGGCCACACCATCAGGGCTAAAGCGAAGTCCTAGTGCTTCCTCCATCAGTACCATGAGTTCTGTGGCATCTTCTGTCAGCGCCAAGCCCAGTCGCACAGGCCTG CTGACAGAGACATCATCACGGTATAATCGTAAGATTTCAGGCACCACAGCCCTGCAAGAAGCGCTGaaggagaaacagcagcatATTGAACAGCTTATGGCTGAGAGGGACATGGAGAGAGCTGAGGTTGCCAAGGCCACTGGCCATGTTGGGGAGATGGAGCAAGAAATAAGCCTGCTCCGGGATGATCAAGAGCAG ATGGAGACTAAGATGGACCAGTTACGTGCCTTGGTAGAAGctgctgacaaagaaaaagttgATCTGATGAACCAGTTGGAGGAGGAGCGTAg GAAGGTGGAGGATCTTCAGTTCCGTGTAGAGGAAGCTTGTATTACCAAAGGAGACCTGGAG GTTGCTACTGTCTCAGAAAGATCTCGTATTATGGAGCTTGAGAGGGACCTTTCACTGCGAACAAGAGAGGTAGCTGACCTGCAGCTGCGTCTTGGGGCCCAGCAGGGCTCTGAGGACTCAAGCTCAACCCTTTCTCCCCTTCTGGAAGAGATAAACTCTTTGAGGGATCAGTTGGCTTCCCAGGAAGCTAAACAGCAAGAAGAGCTGGTGAAATACAAAGAGAAGTTAGATGTTCAAGAGAAGACCCACAGTGAGGCAGTTGCCCAGCTTCAGGCTACATCTGTAAGGCTCTCTGGTGACAATGAGCAGATGCAGATGCGCTTAAGccaggcagagaaagagaatgCTGACATAATTGAAAACTGGCGTTCCAAGTTAGAGACTGCCATTGCCTCGCACCAGCAAGCCATGGAGGACCTGAAGGTATCCTTCAGCAAAGGTGCAGGTGCCCAAACAGAGGAACTTGTAGAAACCAAAACTGCACTTGAAAGGCTAAAGGTGGAGCACAAGTTGGCTCTAGAGGAAGCTGgagctaaatatgaagctgatGCCAGAGTGTGGACACGGGAGATGCAGGAACTGAAGGAAAAGGTGTCGTCTTTGGCTGAGGACAAGGAGCGATTGGAGGACTCACTACGTTCCAGTGTTGACaaaacagaggagcagcacCTTGTGGAAATGGAGGATGTTCTTGGAAAGCTTCATGCTGCTGAACTTAGGATAAAGGAGCTTGAGGAGAAAGAAGATATCTTGGCACAACAAGCCCAAGACAAGGACAAAGAAACCAAAGAGCAGATGGCAGAAATAGTGGCACTCCGCAGCCAAGTAGCACAAGGCAGCCAGGAGCTTGTAACACTAAAGAGTCAGTTAGAGGTGCTTCAGAGCCAAGGAAACGACCAGGGTACCAAG GTTAGTGATTTGAGCTCTCAGTTGGAGGGCAGACAGCAGGAAGTCCTCTCTTTACAGCAGAGTCTGAACACTGTGCAGCAGGAGAAGGACTCCCTGGAACAGCAACTTGGAGGCCTG AAACAAAAGTTGACTGAAAGCACAGAAGAGCAGACAAAATCAGCAAAAACTATGCAAG aaacacttgAGAAGCTCAGTAAGAAGGAGGAGCAATGCTCATCCCTGACCACAGAATCAGAGTCTCTTAGAAGTCAACTTGCTG GGCTGGAGAGGAAGCTGAAGGCTGCAGATGATAGGCTTGAGCAGCTTTCAAAGGACAAAAGTAAGCTGGAAAAGGATATTTCAGACATGATGACGGCTTCTGGTGATAGTTCTGTACAGCTGACCAAAATGAATGAAGACCTCATACAGAAAGAAAG GAGGCTTGAGGAGTTGCAGAGTCAAATAgcggaggagaaagagaggacagCACACTTGAATGAACAACTTCTGCAGGAACAGTCCCGCAAAGagcaggagctgaaggagacCAGAGATGAACATCAGTCTCAAATAAGTAGCCTTCAAGAGAAGATTGCTGAATTG GAGAAGACTGTTCAACAGGGTGAGACCTTGGTTGAGGAGTTAAAGGCCTCACAAGAGAAGTCCTTGTCTCAGGCCTCAGAGCTCCATGTGAAGGAACTTGAGGTGCTGCAGAGTCAGGTTGACAAGTTAAAACAGGACCTCTCGTCCTCCAAGGACAAATCCCAGGAGCTGGAAAAGTTGGTATCTGAGCTACAGCCTTACAAGGAGCAGGCCCAG tGTCTTTCTGCTGAGCTTGACACCTACAAGCAtgatgttgaacatttttcCCAAAAACTGGAAAAGCAGAGTCTAGATCTGGAAAATGTGTGTAAGGAAAGAGAGGATGTTAAGGCTGAGAAAGGCAAACTGGAGAAACAGCTTTCAGATGTGCAGAGTAAGCTCTCTGCCCTTGAGATTGCTCACCAGGAAGTTTCAGTCCAGAATGAAGAACTGCTAAAAACCACAGATCAGCTTTCAAAAACTAAAGAGGAACTACTTACCAAGAGCAAGCATTCAGATGAGGAAAGGATTTCATTGAACAAGGAGTTGGAAAAACTCAGAGATCTTCTTGAGGAAGTACAGACTGATAACAAAAACCTCAAGAATGCTAAAAGTGAGCACCAGGTCCAAATTGCGGAGCTTCGAAGACAAAATGCAGATAAGAACGACTTGctcctgcagcatcagcaggacATCCAGCAAATTGAGGCTAAAAAGAAGCAACTACTTGAGGATTatgaaaatgtctgcaaagAGAAGAACCGACTCGAAGACGACCTCAATGAAAGCAGGTCAAAGCTCACATGTGAGAGGGACAATCTGATTTTAGAGAGAGATTCTGCTAGGAATGCCAAAAAATCTCTTGATGCTAAGAATGCTGAGTTGCAGGCAAAACTTAAATCTGTGAACTTAGAAAAAGAAGACCTTACAATGAAGAATACCCAGCTGCAGGCCCTCACAGAAACATTGACAAAGGAGAAGGTGGAGATGTCCTCTGAAATCAGTGCTGTTGTGTTGGATAAAAAGAGCCTTGAGACAGTCAAGGAGGAGCTCCAGAATAAGCTCAGTGCTACGAAGAAAGACTTGGAGAGCTGTGTCCGTGAATGTGAAGAACTTAAAGCCTCAAAAATTAGCCTGGCCCAGATGCTGGACGAGTTCAAGATGAGCAGTCAGGTGACTGATTCTGAAAAGCTTCACCTCCTGCAGGAGAAGGAAGACTTACTTGCAATCCAAAGAAAGGTCTGTAATGAGAAAGAGGAGCTCCTCAGAGAGATCGAAGAATTAAAGGAGAAGCTTCAAGTCTCAACAGAACAACTGTCTCAGTCCAACACGAAATGTAAAGAGGCATTATCATCTTTTGAGCAAGAGAGGCAGGCATTTCGTCTTCAGAATTCTGAAACTGAGATGGCTTTACACGCTTTACGAAAGGAAAAGATGAGCCTGGATTCAGCAATAGAGCAGCAAAAAATGGATTATGAGCGTTTGGCAGGGGAGAAAGGAGAATTCGAAGAGAAGCACACAAAAGCCATATCTGAAAAAGATGCTCTGTCTCTAGAGCGTGATAAGCTAGCTAGTGATATCCGAGAAACTAAGGACCAGTTAGATAGTTACACCAGAGAAAATGCTGTCTTAATTCAAGAGAAGTCTAATTTAACAACAATGATAGAGGAGACCAAATGCCAAAAAGACAAGGTTGAATCAGAGATGACCTCATTGAAACTAGAAAATGCTGACCTACAAAATgaactgcagaaacacaagtctGATATTAAAATTCTTGAAAAGGAGAAAACTGAGCTTGTTCATGGgaacagtaaagtaaaaatggATTTCGAAAAGGGTCATTTAGAATTTATTCAAAAGATTGATATCCTTACAAACGATTGTCAGCGCCTGCAATCATTGCAGACTGAGGCTGACAAAAAAGTGCAGTACTTGCAGAAGGAGAGTCAGGGGCTGCTTCAGGAGATCCAGGACTTAAAATGTCAGATTGAATCAGTGTCAGCGGCTAAGAACCTTCTTGAGAGCCAGCTACAGGCTGAATCCAATGAACGAAGTAAAGCAATATCTGAAAAGGATGGTCTTTCCAAACAAatagaggagctgcagcaaacATTGTCTAAAGTcatacaagaaaataaagagatttCTTCTAAACTTCAGAAttctgatgatgaaaataagtCTTCTATAATGGATATGGAGGTGTTGAAAACCCAACTgaagaaacaagaggaagaaactaGCCAGTTAACAGAACATAGAGAACAGCTTCTATCCAAGCTTGAAGAAATGGACAAACAAATGGCCCTCCTGACCACAGAGAAGGAAGACCTTTTAGCTGGACAATGTAAATTGGAACAGGACATTTCTTCTCTCCACTCAAGCAAAGAAAGTTGGCTTGCAGAGCAGTCAATACTCCTGGGAGAGTTAGACAAGTTGCACGCTAGCCAGAATCAACTAGAGGTTGATGTCAAGAACCTACAATCTGAAAAGGAACTTTTGGAAAATCAATACAAGAAAGCTGTTGAGGATGTTTCAGCTTCAACCACTGCAAAAGAAGAGATTTCCACCAGCATCTCAAACCTAACAGCTCAGAAGGATGccctgcaggtggagagagatgaAGCCACCCAGCAAGTCAGGCAGCTTGAGTCCCAACTAAAAAATGCCATTTCTAAGCAGCTTGAG GCTGCAGAGGCCTCTGGCAAGACTGCTGAGGCTCTCGAACAGctgacaaaagagaaaaccagtttgatggaggagaagaataAAGCCCAGTCTTTGTTGAAAGAGCTCCAGAGCTCTAAGCAGGAGATGGAGAATGAG CTCAAAAAACTAAAGGAAGAGAATTCCAAGTACCAAGAAGATCTGAATGTATCCAAAGAGCAGCTTTGCACAGAATCTCAGAAAACTAACAGTCTGTGCCAGGAAAT tGAGGAGCTTAAAGAAGCTGATTGTGTGAAGACTAAGTCCCTGCAGATGCTGCAAGATGAGAACAACAAGCTGACTCAGGAGCTTGATAACAGTCACAAAGGCCAGAGCGATCTCTTGAAG CTCAAGGATGATAACTCCAAACTCAAAAAGCAGTTGAAGGAGTTTAAGCAAAG TGAAAGCACCTTGAAGGAGCAGTTTGACAAGGAGAAGGCAACCCTCCAGCAGTCCATCCATAAAAACAGTGCCTTAATTTCAGAAAAGGACCAGCAGGTGGAAAACCTGAGGAGCGAG CTGGCTGTACTGCGTGGGGAAAGTGCCTCAGTTAAGACACTGCAGGGCACAATTCAGGCCTTGGAGCATGACAAGGCTAATCTACAGGAGCGTGTTCAGAGACTGGAGAAGGATCTGGCTGCCGGGCCTGACACCATCAACAAGTCCTCAG GTGATGCAGTTTTGGACCAACTAAGGGAGGATAAGGAGACCGCAGAGAGTCAG GCAGCg ATTGAGTTCCTGAATTCGGTTATCGTTGACCTTCAGAGGAAGAATGGCGAACTCAAGGACAAATTGGAGACAATGGCAGCCGCTGCTCTCAATGGGAATAATCCAAGTGAGCTGGATAATTATGATAG CCATGACAAGGAACCTGTGAAGAAGAAGCCTCCGCCAAGGCTGTTCTGTGACATCTGTGATTGCTTCGACCTCCACGACACTGAGGACTGTCCCACACAAATGCAGGTGCCCGACTCCCCTCCACACACCACCTACCATGGCAGTAAGGGCGAAGAACGACCCTACTGCGACATCTGTGAGGTCTTTGGCCACTGGACCGAATCCTGTAATGATGACCAGACCTTTTGA
- the clip1a gene encoding CAP-Gly domain-containing linker protein 1 isoform X5: MSTAKPSGLKVPSKISKPPGTTAPKTNPSTAGTKVAATDKSASSASGGDAQSAGESFQIGDRVWVNGNKPGYIQFLGETQFAPGQWAGIVLDEPIGKNDGSVAGVRYFQCEALRGIFTRPSKLSLTEGEANGTQTAPPSRAASPTPSVGSVASHTPTTKSALPSTTATAKKASSTTPVTPSSNLARTNSESVSNLSETGSVKKGERELKMGDRVLVGGTKAGVVRFLGETDFAKGEWCGVELDEPLGKNDGAVAGTRYFQCQPKYGLFAPVHKVTRIGFPSTTPAKAKTTVRKVVATPSGLKRSPSASSISTMSSVASSVSAKPSRTGLLTETSSRYNRKISGTTALQEALKEKQQHIEQLMAERDMERAEVAKATGHVGEMEQEISLLRDDQEQMETKMDQLRALVEAADKEKVDLMNQLEEERRKVEDLQFRVEEACITKGDLETQTRLEHAHIKELEQSLLFEKTKAEKLQRELEDTRVATVSERSRIMELERDLSLRTREVADLQLRLGAQQGSEDSSSTLSPLLEEINSLRDQLASQEAKQQEELVKYKEKLDVQEKTHSEAVAQLQATSVRLSGDNEQMQMRLSQAEKENADIIENWRSKLETAIASHQQAMEDLKVSFSKGAGAQTEELVETKTALERLKVEHKLALEEAGAKYEADARVWTREMQELKEKVSSLAEDKERLEDSLRSSVDKTEEQHLVEMEDVLGKLHAAELRIKELEEKEDILAQQAQDKDKETKEQMAEIVALRSQVAQGSQELVTLKSQLEVLQSQGNDQGTKVSDLSSQLEGRQQEVLSLQQSLNTVQQEKDSLEQQLGGLKQKLTESTEEQTKSAKTMQETLEKLSKKEEQCSSLTTESESLRSQLAGLERKLKAADDRLEQLSKDKSKLEKDISDMMTASGDSSVQLTKMNEDLIQKERRLEELQSQIAEEKERTAHLNEQLLQEQSRKEQELKETRDEHQSQISSLQEKIAELEKTVQQGETLVEELKASQEKSLSQASELHVKELEVLQSQVDKLKQDLSSSKDKSQELEKLVSELQPYKEQAQAAEASGKTAEALEQLTKEKTSLMEEKNKAQSLLKELQSSKQEMENELKKLKEENSKYQEDLNVSKEQLCTESQKTNSLCQEIEELKEADCVKTKSLQMLQDENNKLTQELDNSHKGQSDLLKLKDDNSKLKKQLKEFKQSESTLKEQFDKEKATLQQSIHKNSALISEKDQQVENLRSELAVLRGESASVKTLQGTIQALEHDKANLQERVQRLEKDLAAGPDTINKSSGDAVLDQLREDKETAESQAAIEFLNSVIVDLQRKNGELKDKLETMAAAALNGNNPSELDNYDSHDKEPVKKKPPPRLFCDICDCFDLHDTEDCPTQMQVPDSPPHTTYHGSKGEERPYCDICEVFGHWTESCNDDQTF; encoded by the exons atgagcACAGCCAAGCCCAGTGGGCTCAAAGTGCCCAGCAAGATATCTAAGCCTCCTGGGACAACAGCCCCTAAGACCAACCCCAGCACAG CAGGAACTAAAGTTGCTGCGACAGACAAATCAGCTTCAAGTGCCAGTGGAGGAGATGCCCAGAGCGCTGGGGAGAGCTTCCAGATTGGGGACCGAGTATGGGTGAATGGAAATAAACCAGGCTACATACAGTTTTTGGGAGAGACACAGTTTGCCCCAGGACAGTGGGCAGGGATTGTTTTAGATGAGCCAATTGGGAAGAATGATGGATCGGTGGCAGGGGTTCGCTACTTCCAGTGTGAAGCTCTGCGAGGAATATTTACACGCCCATCCAAGTTGTCTCTCACAGAAGGAGAGGCAAATGGAACTCAGACGGCACCGCCCTCCCGTGCTGCATCACCCACTCCTTCAGTTGGTAGTGTGGCTTCACATACGCCCACTACAAAATCAGCTCTGCCTTCAACTACGGCGACAGCCAAGAAGGCCTCGTCCACAACGCCAGTTACACCTTCTTCCAACCTTGCTCGCACAAACAGTGAATCTGTCTCCAACCTCTCAGAGACTGGATCAGTCAAGAAGGGGGAAAGAGAACTGAAGATGGGTGATCGAGTATTG GTTGGTGGTACAAAGGCTGGAGTAGTACGATTCCTCGGCGAAACCGATTTTGCTAAAGGCGAGTGGTGTGGTGTGGAATTGGATGAGCCTTTAGGGAAGAATGATGGAGCAGTGGCAGGCACAAG ATATTTTCAGTGTCAACCCAAGTATGGCTTATTTGCTCCAGTACACAAAGTCACACGCATTGGCTTCCCTTCCACCACGCCagccaaagcaaaaacaacagttCGGAAAGTAGTGGCCACACCATCAGGGCTAAAGCGAAGTCCTAGTGCTTCCTCCATCAGTACCATGAGTTCTGTGGCATCTTCTGTCAGCGCCAAGCCCAGTCGCACAGGCCTG CTGACAGAGACATCATCACGGTATAATCGTAAGATTTCAGGCACCACAGCCCTGCAAGAAGCGCTGaaggagaaacagcagcatATTGAACAGCTTATGGCTGAGAGGGACATGGAGAGAGCTGAGGTTGCCAAGGCCACTGGCCATGTTGGGGAGATGGAGCAAGAAATAAGCCTGCTCCGGGATGATCAAGAGCAG ATGGAGACTAAGATGGACCAGTTACGTGCCTTGGTAGAAGctgctgacaaagaaaaagttgATCTGATGAACCAGTTGGAGGAGGAGCGTAg GAAGGTGGAGGATCTTCAGTTCCGTGTAGAGGAAGCTTGTATTACCAAAGGAGACCTGGAG ACGCAGACCAGACTGGAGCATGCCCACATTAAGGAGCTTGAACAGAGCCTGCTCTTTGAAAAGACCAAAGCTGAGAAACTCCAAAGAGAGTTAGAAGACACTAGG GTTGCTACTGTCTCAGAAAGATCTCGTATTATGGAGCTTGAGAGGGACCTTTCACTGCGAACAAGAGAGGTAGCTGACCTGCAGCTGCGTCTTGGGGCCCAGCAGGGCTCTGAGGACTCAAGCTCAACCCTTTCTCCCCTTCTGGAAGAGATAAACTCTTTGAGGGATCAGTTGGCTTCCCAGGAAGCTAAACAGCAAGAAGAGCTGGTGAAATACAAAGAGAAGTTAGATGTTCAAGAGAAGACCCACAGTGAGGCAGTTGCCCAGCTTCAGGCTACATCTGTAAGGCTCTCTGGTGACAATGAGCAGATGCAGATGCGCTTAAGccaggcagagaaagagaatgCTGACATAATTGAAAACTGGCGTTCCAAGTTAGAGACTGCCATTGCCTCGCACCAGCAAGCCATGGAGGACCTGAAGGTATCCTTCAGCAAAGGTGCAGGTGCCCAAACAGAGGAACTTGTAGAAACCAAAACTGCACTTGAAAGGCTAAAGGTGGAGCACAAGTTGGCTCTAGAGGAAGCTGgagctaaatatgaagctgatGCCAGAGTGTGGACACGGGAGATGCAGGAACTGAAGGAAAAGGTGTCGTCTTTGGCTGAGGACAAGGAGCGATTGGAGGACTCACTACGTTCCAGTGTTGACaaaacagaggagcagcacCTTGTGGAAATGGAGGATGTTCTTGGAAAGCTTCATGCTGCTGAACTTAGGATAAAGGAGCTTGAGGAGAAAGAAGATATCTTGGCACAACAAGCCCAAGACAAGGACAAAGAAACCAAAGAGCAGATGGCAGAAATAGTGGCACTCCGCAGCCAAGTAGCACAAGGCAGCCAGGAGCTTGTAACACTAAAGAGTCAGTTAGAGGTGCTTCAGAGCCAAGGAAACGACCAGGGTACCAAG GTTAGTGATTTGAGCTCTCAGTTGGAGGGCAGACAGCAGGAAGTCCTCTCTTTACAGCAGAGTCTGAACACTGTGCAGCAGGAGAAGGACTCCCTGGAACAGCAACTTGGAGGCCTG AAACAAAAGTTGACTGAAAGCACAGAAGAGCAGACAAAATCAGCAAAAACTATGCAAG aaacacttgAGAAGCTCAGTAAGAAGGAGGAGCAATGCTCATCCCTGACCACAGAATCAGAGTCTCTTAGAAGTCAACTTGCTG GGCTGGAGAGGAAGCTGAAGGCTGCAGATGATAGGCTTGAGCAGCTTTCAAAGGACAAAAGTAAGCTGGAAAAGGATATTTCAGACATGATGACGGCTTCTGGTGATAGTTCTGTACAGCTGACCAAAATGAATGAAGACCTCATACAGAAAGAAAG GAGGCTTGAGGAGTTGCAGAGTCAAATAgcggaggagaaagagaggacagCACACTTGAATGAACAACTTCTGCAGGAACAGTCCCGCAAAGagcaggagctgaaggagacCAGAGATGAACATCAGTCTCAAATAAGTAGCCTTCAAGAGAAGATTGCTGAATTG GAGAAGACTGTTCAACAGGGTGAGACCTTGGTTGAGGAGTTAAAGGCCTCACAAGAGAAGTCCTTGTCTCAGGCCTCAGAGCTCCATGTGAAGGAACTTGAGGTGCTGCAGAGTCAGGTTGACAAGTTAAAACAGGACCTCTCGTCCTCCAAGGACAAATCCCAGGAGCTGGAAAAGTTGGTATCTGAGCTACAGCCTTACAAGGAGCAGGCCCAG GCTGCAGAGGCCTCTGGCAAGACTGCTGAGGCTCTCGAACAGctgacaaaagagaaaaccagtttgatggaggagaagaataAAGCCCAGTCTTTGTTGAAAGAGCTCCAGAGCTCTAAGCAGGAGATGGAGAATGAG CTCAAAAAACTAAAGGAAGAGAATTCCAAGTACCAAGAAGATCTGAATGTATCCAAAGAGCAGCTTTGCACAGAATCTCAGAAAACTAACAGTCTGTGCCAGGAAAT tGAGGAGCTTAAAGAAGCTGATTGTGTGAAGACTAAGTCCCTGCAGATGCTGCAAGATGAGAACAACAAGCTGACTCAGGAGCTTGATAACAGTCACAAAGGCCAGAGCGATCTCTTGAAG CTCAAGGATGATAACTCCAAACTCAAAAAGCAGTTGAAGGAGTTTAAGCAAAG TGAAAGCACCTTGAAGGAGCAGTTTGACAAGGAGAAGGCAACCCTCCAGCAGTCCATCCATAAAAACAGTGCCTTAATTTCAGAAAAGGACCAGCAGGTGGAAAACCTGAGGAGCGAG CTGGCTGTACTGCGTGGGGAAAGTGCCTCAGTTAAGACACTGCAGGGCACAATTCAGGCCTTGGAGCATGACAAGGCTAATCTACAGGAGCGTGTTCAGAGACTGGAGAAGGATCTGGCTGCCGGGCCTGACACCATCAACAAGTCCTCAG GTGATGCAGTTTTGGACCAACTAAGGGAGGATAAGGAGACCGCAGAGAGTCAG GCAGCg ATTGAGTTCCTGAATTCGGTTATCGTTGACCTTCAGAGGAAGAATGGCGAACTCAAGGACAAATTGGAGACAATGGCAGCCGCTGCTCTCAATGGGAATAATCCAAGTGAGCTGGATAATTATGATAG CCATGACAAGGAACCTGTGAAGAAGAAGCCTCCGCCAAGGCTGTTCTGTGACATCTGTGATTGCTTCGACCTCCACGACACTGAGGACTGTCCCACACAAATGCAGGTGCCCGACTCCCCTCCACACACCACCTACCATGGCAGTAAGGGCGAAGAACGACCCTACTGCGACATCTGTGAGGTCTTTGGCCACTGGACCGAATCCTGTAATGATGACCAGACCTTTTGA